The Geodermatophilaceae bacterium NBWT11 genome has a segment encoding these proteins:
- a CDS encoding DUF4247 domain-containing protein, producing MSTRRVLPAALLTAALVLAGCGSGGSPESFIRDTYTSTGSDSDGESFSSPDPVGTTTADIAEAAPPAARQSDGGAEYLRYDDDIVIVSTATDGSTVRVEDVDGRYSSGYYAFLGSGFRPGSPASGGGDGGPGDGK from the coding sequence ATGAGCACCCGACGCGTCCTCCCGGCAGCCCTCCTGACCGCGGCCCTGGTGCTGGCCGGCTGCGGGTCCGGCGGCAGCCCGGAGAGCTTCATCCGGGACACCTACACGTCCACCGGCAGCGACTCCGACGGCGAGAGCTTCTCCTCCCCGGACCCGGTGGGCACCACCACCGCCGACATCGCCGAGGCGGCCCCACCGGCGGCGCGACAGAGCGACGGCGGCGCGGAGTACCTGCGCTACGACGACGACATCGTCATCGTCTCCACCGCCACGGACGGCAGCACCGTCCGGGTCGAGGACGTCGACGGCCGGTACAGCAGCGGCTACTACGCGTTCCTGGGCTCGGGCTTCCGGCCGGGGTCGCCGGCCTCCGGCGGCGGCGACGGCGGCCCCGGAGACGGCAAGTGA
- a CDS encoding DUF2617 family protein, whose amino-acid sequence MTALDLAVPTRDVAASALGLLLDAPAPPGLASTTLSDGRGGELVLTVLGASHVVTARRDGATRTEQVSCDAVADGGDPLPGRADRRGYRFTSTVEQVPTAELADRVADLRTRAAGRSDWLVAAFPGHAAALTALTGAATATGWTWRTWHLYPGAGTSDVVTTHSDWSPA is encoded by the coding sequence GTGACGGCGCTGGACCTCGCCGTCCCCACCCGCGACGTCGCCGCTTCGGCGCTCGGGCTGCTGCTGGACGCCCCGGCACCGCCCGGGCTCGCGTCGACCACGCTGTCCGACGGCCGGGGCGGGGAGCTGGTGCTCACCGTGCTGGGCGCCTCGCACGTGGTCACCGCCCGCCGGGACGGCGCCACCCGCACCGAGCAGGTCTCCTGCGACGCGGTGGCCGACGGCGGCGACCCGCTGCCCGGCCGCGCCGACCGCCGCGGGTACCGCTTCACGTCGACCGTGGAGCAGGTGCCCACCGCCGAGCTGGCCGACCGGGTGGCCGATCTCCGCACCCGGGCGGCCGGCCGGTCCGACTGGCTGGTCGCGGCCTTCCCCGGCCACGCGGCCGCGCTCACCGCCCTCACCGGTGCCGCGACGGCGACCGGCTGGACCTGGCGGACCTGGCACCTGTACCCCGGCGCCGGGACCAGCGACGTCGTCACCACCCACAGCGACTGGAGCCCGGCATGA
- a CDS encoding DUF4178 domain-containing protein produces the protein MTEFLLVVLLIAAVAVIAVLVLRSRRTRRPAPGRVDPLADQPDTWDPMKIGVADVITYAGIDHVVRGTITMTEGGVSWYEHLLDGSTGRRWLTVEDDEGDLELTLWQRVEGTDLVPGGDVVVNDVVHRQVERGQAAFRSEGTTGTPPTGTVDYADYATRDKTGLLAFERWAPTQSWEVSTGRRVTPAELTVYHAQPGS, from the coding sequence GTGACCGAGTTCCTGCTCGTCGTGCTGCTGATCGCGGCGGTGGCCGTCATCGCGGTGCTGGTGCTGCGCAGCCGGCGGACCCGTCGTCCCGCGCCCGGCCGGGTCGACCCGCTGGCCGACCAGCCCGACACCTGGGACCCGATGAAGATCGGCGTGGCCGACGTGATCACCTACGCCGGGATCGACCACGTCGTGCGCGGCACGATCACCATGACCGAGGGCGGCGTGAGCTGGTACGAGCACCTGCTCGACGGCTCCACCGGTCGCCGCTGGCTCACCGTGGAGGACGACGAGGGCGACCTCGAGCTCACCCTGTGGCAGCGCGTGGAGGGCACCGACCTGGTGCCCGGGGGCGACGTGGTCGTCAACGACGTCGTGCACCGGCAGGTCGAGCGCGGCCAGGCCGCCTTCCGCTCGGAGGGCACCACCGGGACGCCGCCCACCGGCACGGTCGACTACGCCGACTACGCCACCCGCGACAAGACCGGTCTGCTCGCCTTCGAGCGCTGGGCGCCGACCCAGTCGTGGGAGGTCTCCACCGGCCGCCGGGTCACGCCTGCCGAGTTGACCGTCTACCACGCCCAGCCCGGCTCGTGA
- a CDS encoding SDR family oxidoreductase: MDLQLTGSRVLVTGGTRGIGRAVVEAFLAEGARVEFCARDAAVVAATAAELGATGTPLDVADGPALTAWVEAAAGRLGGIDVVVANVSALAIPDTEENWQASFQTDLMGTVRLATAALPHLRASSSAALVAISSVSGREVDFTAGPYGVMKAAIVHYVQGLAFQLAGEGIRANTVSPGNTWFPGGVWEQIQEGQPDLYASSLALNPTGRMGTPQEMAAAVVFLASPVSSFTTGTNLVVDGALTRGVQF; this comes from the coding sequence GTGGACCTGCAGCTCACCGGCTCCCGCGTGCTCGTCACCGGCGGCACCCGCGGCATCGGCCGCGCCGTCGTCGAGGCCTTCCTGGCCGAGGGGGCCCGGGTGGAGTTCTGCGCCCGGGACGCCGCCGTCGTCGCGGCCACCGCGGCCGAGCTGGGCGCCACCGGCACCCCGCTGGACGTCGCCGACGGCCCGGCGCTCACCGCCTGGGTCGAGGCCGCCGCGGGCCGGCTGGGCGGCATCGACGTGGTGGTGGCCAACGTGAGCGCGCTGGCCATCCCCGACACCGAGGAGAACTGGCAGGCCTCGTTCCAGACCGACCTGATGGGCACGGTCCGGCTGGCCACGGCGGCGCTGCCGCACCTGCGGGCCTCCTCGTCCGCGGCGCTGGTGGCGATCTCCAGCGTCTCCGGGCGCGAGGTGGACTTCACGGCCGGGCCCTACGGGGTGATGAAGGCCGCGATCGTGCACTACGTACAGGGCCTGGCCTTCCAGCTGGCCGGCGAGGGCATCCGGGCGAACACCGTCTCGCCGGGCAACACCTGGTTCCCGGGCGGCGTGTGGGAGCAGATCCAGGAGGGCCAGCCCGACCTGTACGCCAGCTCCCTGGCACTGAACCCGACCGGCCGGATGGGCACCCCGCAGGAGATGGCCGCCGCCGTGGTCTTCCTGGCCAGCCCGGTGTCCAGCTTCACCACCGGGACCAACCTGGTCGTCGACGGGGCCCTGACCCGCGGGGTGCAGTTCTGA
- a CDS encoding acetamidase: MDVVEITPSFEQYAFTFGGVAPLARVAPGTVLRLWSDDAFSGALRAGTDVSSEKVDLSAVNPQTGPFWVEGAEPGDTLALHFVSMEPARDFGVSAVMPFFGGLTSTERTAMLQAPLPDLTWVYELDRAAGTVGFVAKRGDFRVELPVNTMLGTVGVAPAGGEVRSSLVPDAFGGNTDTPQMRAGATCYLRVNVPGALFSLGDGHYRQGEGEACGTAVEGAMTTTVIVELVKGAASAGGPAWPRVEDDTHWMTIGSSRPLEDAWRIGQSQLVHWFVELFGLDVMDAYQLLSQISEAPIANVVDANYSSVVKAAKALLPPARAYDGLHADLRARAVRL; this comes from the coding sequence ATGGACGTCGTCGAGATCACCCCGTCGTTCGAGCAGTACGCCTTCACCTTCGGCGGGGTCGCCCCGTTGGCCCGGGTCGCCCCGGGCACGGTGCTGCGGCTGTGGTCCGACGACGCGTTCTCCGGCGCCCTGCGGGCCGGCACCGACGTCTCCAGCGAGAAGGTCGACCTGTCCGCGGTCAACCCGCAGACCGGTCCGTTCTGGGTCGAGGGCGCCGAGCCGGGGGACACCCTGGCGCTGCACTTCGTGTCCATGGAGCCGGCCCGGGACTTCGGCGTCAGCGCCGTCATGCCGTTCTTCGGCGGGCTCACCTCCACCGAGCGCACCGCCATGCTGCAGGCGCCGCTGCCCGACCTGACCTGGGTGTACGAGCTGGACCGGGCGGCCGGGACGGTGGGCTTCGTGGCCAAGCGCGGCGACTTCCGGGTGGAGCTGCCGGTGAACACGATGCTCGGCACCGTCGGGGTGGCCCCGGCCGGGGGCGAGGTGCGCAGCTCCCTGGTGCCCGACGCCTTCGGCGGCAACACCGACACGCCCCAGATGCGCGCCGGGGCCACCTGCTACCTGCGGGTCAACGTGCCGGGTGCGCTGTTCAGCCTGGGGGACGGGCACTACCGCCAGGGCGAGGGCGAGGCCTGCGGCACCGCCGTCGAGGGGGCGATGACCACCACGGTGATCGTCGAGCTGGTCAAGGGCGCGGCCTCGGCCGGCGGACCCGCCTGGCCCCGGGTCGAGGACGACACGCACTGGATGACCATCGGCTCCTCCCGCCCGCTGGAGGACGCCTGGCGGATCGGGCAGAGCCAGCTCGTGCACTGGTTCGTCGAGCTGTTCGGCCTGGACGTGATGGACGCCTACCAGCTGCTCTCCCAGATCTCCGAGGCGCCGATCGCCAACGTCGTGGACGCCAACTACTCCTCGGTGGTCAAGGCGGCCAAGGCGCTGCTGCCGCCCGCCCGCGCCTACGACGGACTGCACGCCGACCTGCGCGCCCGCGCGGTCCGGCTCTGA